In Suncus etruscus isolate mSunEtr1 chromosome 2, mSunEtr1.pri.cur, whole genome shotgun sequence, the genomic stretch gcttgctgctgacccgcgttcaatccctggcatccgtatggtcccctgagactgccaggagtgatttctgagcagagtcagaagtaactcctgagcgccaccgggtggcgccaaacaaaaaaaataagggtCTGGGGTgcaatacagtggggagggtactaGTCCTGCTCACaggcaacccaggttcatccctggtatctcatatggccccAAGAACTACTAGGAGTAaatccagagtacagagccagtaataacctgtGAACATTGCCAGATATGCCCTTCCCAAATCCCAAGATTCTAAAAATTGGGGGGGATTTAAAGCCATAGTGATgatagggcctactcctggctgcATCTTAGAGATAACTCTTGGCACTATTTTATGGTACTAGAGGTTAAACTGGGTTCCTCTGTACACAAAGCAAGTGTTTTATCCCCTGTCATATTCCTCTGGATTTACTATTAAGTATTTTAATGTTACAGAACCAAGCAGATTAAGACATtagaacctggggccagagagatagtatggagatagggcatttgccttgcatgcagaaagactgtgattcaaattctggcatctcatatggtcccctgagcctgccaggagcgatttctgagtgtagagccaggagtaacctctgagcactgcctggtgtgacccaaaaacaaaacaaaaacaaacaaacaagagacaTTAGGACCTGACAGGTTCTAATCCTAGCTCTCCTAGCTGCTCTTTCACTATGTTTTCCCATATATAAAATAGGCATACTATTATTCTGTATTCCTAGGAcggcttgtttgttttggaccattgCCAGGTGTTACTTCCAGCTCAGCTCAGTAAGGTGGGACACAGGTAGTTCCTGGTAGTGCTATCCACactcctgcaagcaaagcataAATTTCAACCCACAGAGCTAATTCTCTAAGCCTTAAAAATTATATCTATGGGGGATGGACcaatagtacaggggataggatacttgctttgcatgaggctgacccaggtcgaCCACTAACATcctatatgtcccctgagccctaccaggagtgagacctgagtGTAGTGGCAGGAGTAAACCTTTTGTACTGCAGGATATGgcccaaactcaaaataaattttaaaaatttatggggccgggcggtggcgctggaggtaaggtgcctgccttgcctgcgctagcctaggacggaccgcggttcgatcccccggcgtcccatatggtcccccaagaagccaggagcaacttctgagtacatagccaggagtaacccctgagcgtcacagggtgtggcccaaaaaccaaaaaaaaaaaaaaaaaatttaataaaattatacctAGGgctagagataatacagcaggtaagcagttgccttgcatgcagctgtcttggattgtttttagtttttgtttgattttgggccacacctgatgggaccatgctcagggattacttctggctctggtcagaaattaccctggcaggctcaggggaccatatgggatgccggtctgtcctggatagggctcgtgcaaggcaaataaatgccttactgctgtgctctctctggcccgtCATGGCtttgatcccttgcaccataTGTCCCCTAAACACTGTCAGGAGCGACTCTGGAGcagttttctatttttgtcaGTAGTTCCTGAACACTAGTATGTATTAAAAAACCCAACAGCATCCTATGGTCCCCTTCGTACCTGAAAAGAATGCATTTTATTTGGgcggggagggtttgggtcataccctgtgccTCTCAGGGGACCAGGAATCTCaatatgctgggaatcaaaccaccatcatccTGGGTCGggttgtgtgcaagtcaaataccctaccttgtgctatctctccacccccaaggcatgctctattttgttgttgttgttgttgttgtttctgggtcacacccagcagcgctcaggggtttcatctgactctgcgctcagaaatcacttctggcaggctcgggggaccatatggaatgcccggattctaaccacctaccttctgcatgcaaggcaaacaccttacctccatggggaccatatggaatgcccggattctaaccacctaccttctgcatgcaaggcaaacaccttacctccatgctatctctccagccccaaaagtaactttatttttatttttattattttttttggggggtcacacccagcagctctcagggctttactcctggctctatgctcaaatcttctgacaggctcgggggaccatactggatgccaggatttgaactaccgtctttctgcctgtaaggcaaatgccctacctccatgctatctttctggccccaaggcaTGCTCTCTTAACACCTTTGTCCTACAATCATCTCTCACACCCTCTCTAcaggttcttcttttttttttttttttggcagagggAGATGTGGAAGGGGCACACACCTGGTAATGTTGAACTGaacaatctctctagcccctctactacacttttttttttcaaacgtGAAACATTCCAATGAGTGCCTTGCTCAAGACAACACAAATAAACAAGGGTTTAGCTGGGTTCCTCATAGGTGGAGGACAAAGGTTATCTATGcctgagttaaaaaaataaaaattaggggctggagagatagcatggaggtaaggcgtgtgcctttcatgcagaaggacggtggttcgaatcccgacatcccaaatggtcctctgagcctgccaggagtgatttcagaacatagagccaggaggaacccctgagcgctgccgggtgtgacccaaaaaccaaataaaataataataataataataaacaaaaagtaggggctggagcgatagcacaacgaatagggcatttgcctttaacgTGGCCAACCCGGTATCCagatggtcccctcagcactgccagaagtgacccctgagcattgccggaagggggactccccctcaaaaaaaaacaaaaacatcgtGGGGCCAGCAGCTGTCTCCCCACAACTTTTGAGTGCCCCCCATCTCAGAGACTACCTAGCTTTCATCATCTTGCAAAGTCGGGAGCCCTGGGAACATGAACCCTGAAGTACAGGGCCATGAACATGGACACGGACAACTGCCTCTTCGCCTTAACTCTTCGCTGGCCGCAGAGAGACACCGAGGCGGCCACGGTCAAAGGGGGCGGGCAGCGTCCCCGCGGCAGAGACAGATGGGGAGCCACCTGTCAGCGGGCTGTGGGCGGGGGCCCTGGCCGCCGAGGCCTCGGGACCGGGGCGTGAGCGCCGTTGAGCGCACGCTCAGAGCAGAGCGGACGAAGCTCGCAGAGGCCGGAGCCGATGGCCGGAGCCCGTCCGGGGACTGAGTCGGCGGGAAAGGCGCTAAAGGAGGGAGGCAGCGCAAGGACGAGTGCGGGAGCCCGGAGGTGACAGCAAGGAGAGAGGACACGCGCGATGGCGAAGCGCCGCTGAAGCCAGCGGTCGGACGGGCGGCGACGCCGCAGGCCGCACGCCCGGGGCGGGTGCCATGTCTCGCGAGCCGCCGCTCCGCACGGACATCCCCCGCAACCTGAGCTTCATCGCGGCGCTGAGCGAGCGCGCCTACTACCGCAGCCAGAGACCCAGCCTGGAGGAGGAGCCGGCgcgggagcaggaggaggagcccGGCGAGGGCGGGACGCGGCTCGGGGCCCGGTCGCGCGCGCACGCTCCCAGCCGCGGCCGCCGGGCTCGCTCCGCACCGGCCGGCGGGGGCGGGGGCGGCGGCCGGGCGCCCCGCAGCCCGGACACGCGCAAGAAGGTGCGCTTCGCCGACGCGCTGGGGCTGGAGCTGGCCGTGGTGCGCCGCTTCCGGCCCGGGGAGCTGCCGCGGGTGCCCCGCCACGTCCAGATCCAGCTGCAGAGGGACGCCCTCCGCCACTTCGCGCCGTGCCAGCCCCGCGCCCGAGGCCTCCAGGTAGGCGGCCCGCGCGTCCCCACCCGCCGCGGAGGGACTGTGCGGACGTGCCTCGCTCTGCCTGACTCTGGACTGGCCCTGTGTTTCCCTGCCCTGGGGGCTCCCCGTCCGTGAAGCCTTTTCCCCGCTGTAGCCCCGGCTGCACCGCCGGGACGCCCGCACTTGGCTTCCGGTTGCCCCGGCGCTTCCGCCTTGACTCCCTTGCCCCGCCTCTGACGTAACGCATGCTCAGCTTCTGATTGCTCTAAGCTTGATTCTGGCCCGCCCCTTTGGCTGCTGGACGCCGCGCTCAGCCTCTGATTGGCTCAGCGCCTCGTTCTGACCCCGCCTCTTGACGGCCTGGATGCCTCGCTCACCCTCTGGTTGGCCCAACGCTTCCTCTTTGACTTCCTTTCCCCGCCCCTGACGTAGACGCCTGCTCAGCTTCTGATTGGTCTAGGCCTGATTCTGGCCCTCCCCTTTGTCTGCTAGGACGCCGCACTCAGACTCTGATTGGCCTAGCGCCTCGCTCTGATCCGCCCCTTTGCTGGGATGCCTCGCTCTGACCCCGCCTCTGACTGCTTGGACGCGCCCTCAGCCTCTAGTTGGCCCAGCGCTTCTCCTTGACCCTCCCTTTCCCCGCCCCTTGACGTGACGCTTGCTCAGCTTCTGACTGGCTTAGACCTTTTCGACCCTTCTCTATGACTGCCGTCCGGGACGCCTCTGATTGGCTCAGTATCTGACTAACCCCGCCCTCCCCCTTTTCCCTCCCCCAGGAGGCGCGCGCATCCCTGGACCCGGCCAGCGAGCCGGACTTCGCCGCCCGCTTGCAGGCGCAGCGCATCTGCCTGGAACGCGCCGAGGCGGGCCCGCTGGGCGTGGCCGGGAGCGCGCGCGTGCTGGACCTGGCCTTCGAGAAGCGCGTGAGCGTGCGCTGGAGCGCCGACGGCTGGCGGAGTCAACGCGAGGCGCCCGCCGCCTACGCCGGCCCCGCGCCGCCCCCGCCCCGCGCCGACCGCTTCGCCTTTCGCCTGCCCGCGCCGCCCGTCGGGGGCGCCCTGCTCTTCGCCCTGCGCTACCGCGTCACGGGCCACGAGTTCTGGGACAACAACGGCGGCCGCGACTATGCCCTCCGCGGGCCCGAGCACCCGGGCAGTGGCGGCGTCCCGGAGCCGCAGGGCTGGATCCATTTCATCTGAGACCCGCGCGGCCCACGGCGGGGAGGAATGAATGGGCGGCATGGAGATGGGGCGAGCAGGCTGACTAGAGAGATATAGGACCGgggcatgcacaaggacggtggttcgaaccccagcatcccatatggtccccgagcctgccaggagcgattcctgagcagagagcctggaggaacccctgagtgctgcagggtgtgacctaaaaacaaaacaaaagaagataggGCCCTAGAGTGATCccctcatctattcttgggcgtCCAGAGAAAGTGATAGCTTATCAGGCCCATGGGGGTGGCTTTGGATAGAGCCCTTCCCATCAGAACACAGTTGAGTGGCTGGCGCATTCCCTCTTCTTGCTGGCTTTTGCCACCTCAGGGCCCCCAGCTCGCTCATTTTAGCTTTAACTTGACCTTAATGGCCTTGCTCACTTCCCCCAGAAGTTGGCCTTGGGGGAAGTTGCTCTCCTGCACCTGGCTTTATGTCACTTGTAAGTCTCCAGGACTGATTGGGAGAGCACTTGCTTTCAGCCTTGAAGCAGTCCTGGGGGATCAAATGAAGGAAAAACCAACTCTAAGCCCCTCGTTGTAGCCACACCATTCATACTTGCCTAAGGGGTTGGTGCACCCAGGGGCCAACTTGATCTCTGGGGTCCCTTTCAATGGCCTCTAAGCACTTTACGGATTTATTTGTCAAGaaagagtaatttatgagtatCGCCATCCTTTCTGCTTCAGGAAAAGATTGCTGATTACCTGTCTaccttatttcactttatttggaCTCATTTTCTGTCTGGGAAATTGGATGAAATTGGCTCGAATCCCTTTGATCATTTTGTGATCTGAATAATGTAGATAAGTCGCATTCTGCACCTAAGCTAAGTGCTGCATTTCAGATCATTCTGCATCCTCAGATCATGAGTATTTGGTTGGGGCTGAGGATAGGTCCCCGGATTTGAAATCTGATGTTCATAGCCCAGGAACTATGTTATCAAGATCTAGAGCCTCTGTTCAGTAGGGCTTCTCCAACCATAGCTTATCCTGTCTGGGCCTTGCTTTTCACTTTTGCTCCTGCAGCCTTCGAAGCTGGGAACTCTTAGCTCTGGGGCGGTAATCTACATCTCTTTTGGGGAAAATATCCAGGACTCCCCAAAGGTAAAAGGAAACTattctcttttgagaataaaacaatatgggtataagaaaatggaaaacggAGCCAGAGCGGTGCCGCAGGGTGTAAGGCATTCccagcctaggatggatggcagttcgatcctccagcgtcccatatgatcccccacgccagtggcgatttctgagcgcatagccaggagtaacccctgagcgtcaccaggtgtgccccccccaaaaaaaaggaaaacacttcAAGTCAAAGCAATTTGACCACTTAGAGGTGCCAGAAGATGGCATCTGTTCTATGCCCAGAGAGAGTGAAATGGGAAAGTTGTATTTGACTCATTCATGTTCATACCTGATGTCTCCTCCCTAACCACCTGAGAATGTcaacatttttccttttccctatacTCTGTCCCTAAGTTTTGCACACTCTTTCCCCCTCTATAGTATTTAGAGTATTTaccttcattttccttttccataAGTCCCCCCTCTTCATCCTTCTGATCTCTGCTATTCCTTCTGGAGAAAGGGTGGAGAACCTACTTCCTTTACAAGACTTTGATCCACTTTCTCACTCGGGCTCTTTCTTGACAGTGTTCTAAAAGAGGAGATCCTGAGGCTGCTGATGAACAAGGATCTCCCAGGTAACCAGCTCCCCACTCCCTTTCCTGGCTGATCAACTTTTCAAGACATTTCTGGCGCACCTGTTCCCTTCCCACTGAGCCAGTGAGCAAGCACACACACGTTTGCGTACATGCATTCACAGCAAGAGTGTGTGTGGGACCTTAATCTTTTGAAGAAAGATGGTGAGTCACTCCTCACACAAATGCCCACTTAAATAACATCCCTAGATGTTAAAGAAAACAATGTGATTTTTGGATTGTCTTCTGGTCAAAGTTGCAGCAGAGCCAAAAGGGAAAGTACTGAAATGCCACCAAGCAGTGTGGACTTGAGTCATCAATGAATGTAGTCATCTTGTCTAATGTGTACCCATTACACATGTATTAACCATGGGCATAGCTCAGAAAAACCTGTCTTTGGTTCAACAATACATAAACAGCAGGGCTAGTATTTGGAACCTCAGAACCTATGTGCTGTAAAAGTCTTTCCCATTTAGACAGTTGTGGCCCTGGAACAATAGTATATAgctggcaaggcacttgccttgcatgaggctgaccccagtttgatccccggcatcccatgtagtctacCCAAGCCTTTCCGGcttagtgaaaagccaggagtaagccctgaaaatagttgggtgtggccccaaaatcaaaactattaaaaaataaaagcagggtaccagatagatagtacagcagttaaggcgtttgccttgcacacggccaaccctggatggacagtgcttaaattcctggcatcccatatggttctctgagcctgccaggagtgatttctgaccaaagagccaggagtaacccctgagtgccgctggatatgacccaaaaaaaaaaaaaaaaaaaaaagcagttgagaggtggagcaatagtacagtaggttctTGTCTTGTGCGTGACTAACCaatgtttaatccccagcatctcatatggtcacccaaacctcccaatagtgattcctgagttcagagccaagagtaagccctgagcattgcaaggtatGGCCTCAAGCTTCCCAGaactaaatatagtattaaaagtGGGCACTTTTTCTAAAGATCACTGCTTGTATGAACAGAGCAACTTAAACATGTTAGCTCTAGATGGAAGGTACCTTGGGTAGAGGCTCAGTTGCCCTCAGCAAAATAGTAACACTGTGGCCCTTTCCTCTCATCTAGATGCCTTCCTCTGCCAACCTGTCAGAGCCTTCcccttccattttcttctgtAACCTAAGCAGTTCTCTTCATAACAGCTTTAACTCAGGTGCTTCTCTGGAGTACCTCTAGGTCCTTGCAATCCACAGGCCCTAGAAACAGAGTCTGAAAAGGCTTTTTTTTAGAAAGTCAGTGACTCAAGGTTTCTCTACAGATGAGACCACAGGGTTAGAAGTGGTTAATGATTGAGCAGGAGGCAGAAATGTGTTACtgcgcggctgacctgggttcaatccccggcatcccatatggtcccccgagcctgccaggaacgattgatttctgagtgccaccagatgtgacccaaaagccaaaaaaataaaaaaggacagtatagtggatatggtgcttgccttgcatgcaaccaacctggcgTTAGTCTTCACACCTT encodes the following:
- the PPP1R3E gene encoding protein phosphatase 1 regulatory subunit 3E, which codes for MSREPPLRTDIPRNLSFIAALSERAYYRSQRPSLEEEPAREQEEEPGEGGTRLGARSRAHAPSRGRRARSAPAGGGGGGGRAPRSPDTRKKVRFADALGLELAVVRRFRPGELPRVPRHVQIQLQRDALRHFAPCQPRARGLQEARASLDPASEPDFAARLQAQRICLERAEAGPLGVAGSARVLDLAFEKRVSVRWSADGWRSQREAPAAYAGPAPPPPRADRFAFRLPAPPVGGALLFALRYRVTGHEFWDNNGGRDYALRGPEHPGSGGVPEPQGWIHFI